One genomic region from uncultured Devosia sp. encodes:
- a CDS encoding ribbon-helix-helix domain-containing protein, translating to MSVDPDLLIGEAGAPPDRGGHGWATPIFRTISMPDGRQALRLESVFWDAIAHMAHRQNRKTPDMVREMLGQSRPHGSNLSSTLRSVVVKRLLDDAERLAPLAAPMAVVKLMQMAPVPSFALDRNKHLVRVNDEFVRYIRTVLAKSGPVEKAQLKLDRPAETLFAEVETGTAIECGLSIQVDNHERRTHARIIIPPPAPANVLIGFIIS from the coding sequence TTGAGCGTTGATCCTGATCTGCTGATTGGGGAGGCAGGCGCGCCTCCGGACAGGGGTGGGCACGGATGGGCGACGCCGATCTTTCGCACCATTTCCATGCCCGATGGCCGGCAGGCCCTGCGTCTTGAATCCGTTTTCTGGGACGCCATCGCGCATATGGCGCACCGGCAGAACCGCAAGACGCCCGACATGGTCCGTGAAATGCTGGGGCAGTCCCGGCCTCACGGCTCAAACCTCTCCAGCACTCTGCGCAGTGTCGTGGTCAAGCGCCTGCTCGACGATGCCGAGCGCCTTGCGCCCCTCGCCGCACCCATGGCAGTAGTCAAGCTGATGCAGATGGCGCCAGTGCCCAGCTTCGCGCTCGATCGCAACAAGCACCTGGTTCGCGTCAACGACGAATTCGTCCGCTACATCCGCACCGTGCTCGCCAAATCCGGGCCGGTGGAAAAGGCCCAGCTCAAACTCGACCGCCCGGCCGAAACGCTGTTTGCCGAGGTCGAGACTGGCACCGCCATCGAATGCGGCCTATCGATCCAGGTCGACAATCACGAGCGGCGTACCCATGCGCGTATCATCATTCCCCCGCCTGCGCCGGCAAATGTCCTGATCGGCTTTATTATCAGCTAG
- a CDS encoding TolC family outer membrane protein, protein MKKTSFLRAALLSGVALLAPVAAHSMSLNEAVQIALESNPEIGQAIANHDATGFELRQAQGLYAPRVDLEASTAVQLVETPSRRAQGIDDDALYPSQVGLSATWDLFDGGFRDAEVARQSSRVDSASYRVLERSEFIALQIVRVYYQVLLQQQIVELTRQNVAFHEGIVNDVASSIDSGQLTEADRFQSIERLAAARARLTEAGVELAAAQIEFKTFVGTMPGPVSAPARASSAIPGSLELAIANAVINNPRSLSAGADIDAAAALVDQAQSTLLPKLSLEGRVATGYDISGTDGWNSDGRVGLSMRWNIFDGGIRENQVQEELRRESEAKLAFDMTVREVEQAVRESWLRLASQGELARVYEQQLNSSAELVTSYRDQFNIGDRSLLDVLDAQNTRFNVQILRETARYSVMFAEYRVLASGGDLLGFMGARPHQSANAGTRSALDIPSWEDSEPRKLTPLTLPGNSN, encoded by the coding sequence ATGAAAAAGACCTCATTCCTCAGGGCCGCTCTTCTGTCGGGCGTAGCACTCTTGGCGCCTGTCGCCGCTCATTCCATGAGTCTGAACGAGGCCGTGCAGATCGCGCTCGAAAGCAATCCCGAAATCGGCCAGGCTATCGCCAACCATGATGCCACCGGTTTTGAACTGCGCCAAGCCCAGGGGCTTTACGCGCCGCGCGTCGATCTGGAGGCCTCGACAGCCGTGCAATTGGTGGAAACCCCATCGCGCCGCGCTCAGGGCATCGATGACGATGCGCTTTATCCTTCGCAGGTCGGCCTTTCCGCCACCTGGGACCTGTTTGATGGTGGTTTCCGCGACGCCGAAGTAGCGCGCCAGTCCTCTCGCGTTGACAGTGCTTCCTACCGTGTGCTTGAGCGCAGCGAATTCATCGCCCTGCAGATCGTCCGTGTCTATTATCAGGTCCTGCTACAGCAGCAGATCGTCGAGCTGACCCGCCAGAACGTCGCTTTCCACGAAGGCATCGTCAATGATGTCGCGAGCTCGATCGATAGTGGCCAGCTGACCGAAGCCGATCGCTTCCAGTCCATCGAACGCCTTGCCGCGGCGCGCGCTCGCCTGACCGAGGCCGGTGTCGAACTGGCCGCCGCCCAGATCGAATTCAAGACCTTTGTCGGCACCATGCCCGGTCCGGTCAGTGCGCCCGCCCGTGCATCCTCGGCCATTCCCGGTTCGCTCGAACTGGCCATCGCCAATGCCGTGATCAACAATCCGCGCAGCCTTTCGGCCGGCGCCGATATCGATGCGGCCGCGGCCCTGGTCGATCAGGCCCAGTCCACTTTGCTGCCCAAGCTGTCGCTCGAAGGCCGCGTGGCCACCGGTTACGACATCTCCGGTACTGATGGCTGGAATAGCGACGGTCGCGTCGGCCTCTCGATGCGCTGGAACATCTTCGACGGCGGCATCCGCGAAAATCAGGTCCAGGAAGAGCTGCGCCGCGAAAGCGAAGCCAAGTTGGCCTTCGACATGACCGTGCGCGAAGTCGAACAGGCGGTCCGTGAATCCTGGCTGCGTCTTGCCAGCCAGGGCGAACTGGCCCGCGTTTACGAACAGCAGCTCAATTCCTCGGCGGAACTGGTCACCTCCTATCGCGACCAGTTCAATATCGGCGACCGCTCGCTGCTCGACGTGCTCGATGCGCAGAACACCCGCTTCAACGTGCAGATCCTGCGCGAGACTGCCCGCTATAGCGTCATGTTCGCCGAATATCGCGTCCTGGCCTCAGGCGGCGACCTGCTTGGCTTCATGGGTGCCAGGCCGCATCAGAGTGCCAATGCGGGCACGCGCTCGGCGCTCGATATTCCATCTTGGGAAGATTCAGAGCCGCGCAAGCTGACGCCGCTGACCCTGCCGGGCAATAGTAACTAA
- a CDS encoding type I secretion system permease/ATPase, with amino-acid sequence MDSPVEQRDPVLDCIRFLARSWRKSDSAATLTAGLPLQDGVMDVGLVQAALGRIGVTARPVQEAVSRLKDYDFPAMLLPGDRAPLVILGRVGKRIYRAYDPLLGSEVNLDARQLDARKTASLLLVSPNFESVQDQSGHRFARTGHWFWSAVQGHTVSVLYVLLAAAFINVFAIAFPLFTMNVYDRVLPNSAQTTLWVLAIGIALVAVFDLLLKLARAGVIEFVGRAIDFRLSSALFDRVLNTPMANRPNSTGAFVSRIGQYEVLREFVAASTLVMFVDALFLGIFAYIIAILVGWLVVYPLIAGVIALGMTLVVGILSGRAVKSALAESSARNAVLVEALTGAQTVKASRAEGQLLRRWEAAVLASSHTQDQLRMLQSIATNTTAALSQLSLVGIIVGGSYAFTSGDVTTGAIIAAMMLSNRLIAPIGMIASTLLRARTAMEAYQTVDSIMKLPDERPSGQAVVQRVVQSGRVTLNKVRFAYPGSKVFVLDGISFSIKPGEKIGIIGRIGSGKTTIGRLLVNFHRASEGEVSIDGIDIDQYHPDDLRRAVGLVVQDPEIFNGTVRDNIMMSDPTASEARVLAAARKAGVEEFVSRHPQGYDMPVGERGVLLSGGQRQTIALARAMLVEPKIMFLDEPSSSMDLATERQLIRHLEASLMPDQTVLIATHRYSLLSLVTRLMVIDNGRLVADGPKDEVLAQLRARGEGA; translated from the coding sequence ATGGACAGTCCTGTCGAGCAGCGGGACCCGGTCCTCGATTGCATCCGTTTCCTCGCGCGCTCCTGGCGTAAGTCAGACTCCGCGGCCACGCTGACCGCCGGCCTGCCGCTGCAGGATGGCGTCATGGATGTGGGGCTCGTTCAGGCCGCGCTGGGCCGCATTGGCGTCACGGCTCGCCCCGTGCAGGAAGCGGTTTCCCGGCTCAAGGACTATGATTTCCCAGCCATGCTCCTGCCGGGCGACCGGGCGCCGCTGGTGATCCTCGGCCGGGTCGGCAAGCGCATCTACCGCGCCTATGACCCGCTGCTCGGCTCCGAAGTGAATTTGGATGCCAGGCAGCTCGATGCGCGTAAAACGGCAAGCCTGCTGCTGGTTTCGCCCAATTTCGAAAGTGTGCAGGACCAATCGGGCCATCGCTTTGCCCGCACCGGCCACTGGTTCTGGTCGGCGGTTCAGGGGCACACCGTCAGTGTGCTGTATGTCCTGCTCGCCGCCGCCTTCATCAACGTCTTTGCCATCGCCTTTCCGCTGTTCACGATGAATGTCTATGACCGCGTGCTGCCCAATTCGGCGCAGACCACGCTCTGGGTTCTGGCCATAGGCATCGCGCTGGTAGCGGTCTTCGACCTGCTGCTGAAACTGGCTCGCGCGGGCGTAATAGAGTTCGTTGGCAGGGCCATCGATTTCCGCCTGTCCTCGGCCCTGTTTGACCGTGTGCTCAACACACCCATGGCCAACCGCCCCAACTCGACTGGTGCCTTCGTCAGCCGTATCGGCCAGTATGAGGTTCTGCGTGAGTTTGTGGCGGCCAGTACGTTGGTCATGTTCGTCGACGCGCTATTCCTGGGCATCTTTGCCTATATCATCGCCATTCTAGTCGGCTGGCTGGTGGTCTACCCGCTGATTGCCGGCGTCATCGCCCTGGGCATGACCCTGGTGGTCGGCATCCTGTCCGGCCGCGCCGTCAAGTCCGCTCTGGCGGAGTCCTCGGCGCGCAATGCAGTTCTGGTCGAGGCACTCACCGGCGCCCAGACGGTGAAGGCCTCCCGCGCCGAAGGGCAATTGCTGCGCCGCTGGGAGGCGGCCGTGCTGGCCTCGTCGCATACGCAGGACCAGTTGCGCATGCTGCAGTCGATTGCCACCAATACCACCGCTGCGCTGTCGCAACTTTCGCTCGTTGGCATCATTGTCGGCGGCTCCTATGCCTTCACCTCGGGCGACGTGACCACCGGCGCCATCATTGCCGCCATGATGCTGTCCAACCGGCTGATCGCCCCCATCGGCATGATTGCCAGCACGCTGCTGCGGGCCCGCACCGCGATGGAAGCCTATCAGACCGTCGATTCCATCATGAAGCTCCCCGACGAACGCCCCAGCGGGCAGGCCGTGGTACAGCGCGTGGTGCAGTCCGGGCGGGTCACCCTCAATAAGGTGCGCTTTGCCTATCCGGGCAGTAAGGTCTTCGTGCTTGACGGCATTTCCTTCTCGATCAAGCCCGGTGAGAAGATCGGCATCATCGGTCGTATTGGCTCGGGCAAGACCACGATCGGCCGGCTGCTGGTCAACTTCCATCGCGCAAGCGAGGGTGAAGTCTCGATCGACGGTATCGACATCGACCAATATCACCCCGATGACCTGCGCCGCGCCGTCGGCCTCGTGGTGCAAGACCCTGAAATCTTCAACGGCACCGTGCGCGACAACATCATGATGAGCGATCCCACCGCAAGCGAGGCCCGCGTTCTGGCCGCCGCGCGCAAGGCTGGCGTCGAGGAATTCGTGTCGCGCCACCCCCAGGGCTACGACATGCCGGTGGGCGAGCGCGGCGTGTTGCTCTCGGGTGGCCAGCGTCAGACCATTGCCCTGGCGCGCGCCATGCTGGTCGAGCCCAAGATCATGTTCCTCGACGAGCCGTCGAGTTCGATGGATCTCGCCACCGAACGGCAGCTGATCAGGCATCTCGAAGCCAGCCTGATGCCCGACCAGACTGTGCTCATCGCCACCCATCGCTATAGCCTGCTGTCACTCGTGACGCGACTTATGGTGATCGACAACGGCCGTCTTGTTGCCGATGGTCCCAAGGATGAAGTGCTGGCGCAGCTCCGGGCGCGGGGGGAAGGCGCATGA
- a CDS encoding HlyD family type I secretion periplasmic adaptor subunit: MNFHRPGQKPGHYQLALDKPPRSWSLIIIFVVGTLLAFLLWANWAEVDQISRAEGKVIPSGKIQIVQSAEAGVVTDILVRSGEQVTAGQLLIRLDDTTTASSAGEVEARVLALQAQVERLRIESSGLTEVDYLCADLVSAQAPEVCAAEIDLLKSRLSSLTSSKDVLAQRVEQRQRELNEVAANRARLQSNLDVAQQRLDLIAPMAERGLAAQTDLLALQGEVADLSGQIAGTEESTARLSAALREAELQMQQAEQQFRQESLAELTQRRAELASATQQLRGATDRVTRTELRSPVDGVVNSIDVTTIGAVVNAGSRVLDIVPKSDFLLVEARLKPSDVAFVIPGQLARIKFTAYDFSVYGGIEGVVDNVSANSIVDEQTRETYYLVTVRAEKTTLHYRSQELAILPGMVTTVDIITGKHSILQYLLKPINKVQQEALIER; the protein is encoded by the coding sequence ATGAACTTTCATCGACCCGGACAAAAGCCAGGGCACTACCAGCTGGCGCTGGACAAGCCGCCGCGCTCGTGGAGCCTGATCATCATTTTCGTGGTTGGTACGCTCCTCGCCTTCCTCCTGTGGGCCAATTGGGCTGAGGTCGACCAGATCAGCCGCGCCGAGGGCAAGGTTATTCCTTCCGGCAAGATCCAGATCGTGCAGAGTGCCGAGGCCGGTGTCGTCACCGATATCCTGGTGCGCTCGGGCGAACAGGTGACTGCCGGCCAACTGCTGATCCGTCTCGACGACACAACGACGGCCTCGTCGGCCGGTGAAGTAGAGGCGCGCGTCCTGGCGCTGCAGGCCCAGGTCGAGCGTCTGCGCATCGAGAGTTCCGGCCTGACCGAGGTCGATTACCTCTGCGCCGATCTCGTCTCTGCCCAAGCGCCAGAAGTGTGCGCTGCCGAAATCGATCTGCTGAAATCTCGTCTGTCGAGCCTCACCAGCAGCAAGGATGTGCTGGCACAGCGGGTCGAACAGCGCCAACGCGAGCTCAATGAAGTCGCCGCCAATCGGGCGCGCCTGCAGAGCAATCTCGACGTGGCCCAGCAGCGGTTAGACCTGATCGCGCCCATGGCGGAGCGCGGGCTCGCCGCCCAGACTGATCTTCTGGCGCTGCAAGGCGAGGTGGCTGATCTGTCTGGCCAGATCGCCGGCACCGAGGAAAGCACCGCGCGTTTGAGCGCAGCCCTGCGCGAGGCCGAATTGCAGATGCAGCAGGCCGAACAGCAGTTCCGTCAGGAATCCTTGGCCGAGTTGACTCAGCGCCGCGCCGAACTGGCCTCGGCTACCCAGCAATTGCGAGGCGCGACCGACCGTGTCACCCGCACCGAATTGCGCTCGCCGGTCGACGGCGTGGTCAACAGCATTGATGTCACCACCATTGGTGCTGTCGTCAACGCTGGGTCCCGCGTGCTCGATATCGTGCCGAAGTCCGATTTCCTACTGGTTGAAGCGCGGTTGAAGCCCTCTGACGTGGCCTTTGTCATTCCTGGCCAGCTCGCTCGCATCAAGTTCACCGCCTATGACTTCTCGGTCTATGGCGGGATCGAGGGCGTCGTCGACAATGTCTCGGCCAATTCCATTGTCGACGAGCAGACCCGCGAAACTTACTATCTGGTGACGGTGCGCGCCGAAAAGACCACGTTGCACTATCGCAGCCAGGAACTGGCCATCCTGCCCGGCATGGTGACGACGGTCGACATCATCACCGGCAAGCATTCCATCCTGCAATATCTGCTCAAGCCCATCAACAAGGTGCAGCAGGAGGCGCTCATTGAGCGTTGA
- a CDS encoding response regulator transcription factor: MHSDIKGFSSDAAEVEPRSILLLASRQSVYQSLADAFRQYFRSHDVVLADGRARLANLSTALGLVLISARASDGEELAGLIDQVRIRVPGVPIGLLVDEGFDVTEFSPLNEVEGVLPLSLPLDVLMAVVSLLLAGGSYNPNEMARRVAPTGIPQEAAVLASATAIASAPTASVEIDVSTLTTREEQILQYVSEGFQNKLIADRMALSEHTVKAHVHKVIAKLGVSNRTQAAAAFLRRKDGGSRQVISQARQP; encoded by the coding sequence ATGCATTCGGATATTAAAGGTTTTTCTTCCGATGCGGCGGAGGTTGAGCCGCGGTCTATTCTGCTTTTGGCCTCCCGTCAGTCGGTTTACCAATCCTTAGCCGATGCGTTCCGTCAGTATTTTCGTAGCCATGACGTAGTACTGGCCGATGGGCGCGCGCGCTTGGCGAACCTGTCGACGGCACTTGGCTTGGTCCTGATCAGTGCCCGTGCGTCCGATGGCGAGGAGCTGGCCGGCCTGATCGATCAGGTTCGCATACGCGTTCCGGGAGTCCCGATCGGTCTTCTGGTCGACGAGGGCTTTGATGTAACTGAATTTTCGCCACTGAACGAGGTCGAGGGCGTCTTGCCCCTTTCCCTGCCGCTTGATGTGCTGATGGCTGTCGTATCTCTGTTGCTGGCCGGCGGGAGCTACAATCCTAACGAAATGGCGCGGCGCGTCGCGCCCACGGGCATTCCCCAAGAGGCTGCAGTCCTGGCTTCGGCAACTGCGATCGCCTCCGCGCCAACTGCTTCGGTGGAAATCGATGTCAGCACGTTAACGACGCGTGAAGAGCAGATACTGCAATACGTATCGGAAGGCTTTCAGAACAAGCTGATTGCTGATCGCATGGCGCTATCCGAACACACGGTCAAGGCGCATGTACATAAGGTTATCGCCAAGCTCGGCGTTTCCAATCGCACACAGGCTGCAGCAGCGTTCCTGCGACGTAAGGACGGCGGTTCACGTCAGGTGATCTCACAGGCGCGTCAGCCATGA